One Camelina sativa cultivar DH55 chromosome 3, Cs, whole genome shotgun sequence genomic window carries:
- the LOC104767005 gene encoding putative GPI-anchor transamidase isoform X1 → MKVLTLVMLLCYSFAFSSGDTTIHTNNWAVLVCTSRFWFNYRHMANTLSLYRTVKRLGIPDERIILMLADDMACNARNEYPAQVFNNENHKLNLYGDNVEVDYRGYEVTVENFLRVLTGRHENAVPRSKRLLSDEGSHILLYMTGHGGDEFLKFQDAEELQSHDLADAVKQMKEKRRFKELMIMVDTCQAATLFNQLQSPDVLAIGSSLKGENSYSHHLDSDVGVSVVDRFTYYTLAFFERLNIYDNASLNSLFRSYDPKLLMSTAYYRTDLYQPHLAEVPVTNFFGSVMETLHTDSVYKAFSSKTSNNKINSEMPLNQLSEHDELQKANIQNDELKTEKQKCPYTQMRVDLHKKLEKLENVDTVVNLGIAVMLLVVMVSSSLL, encoded by the exons ATGAAGGTTCTTACACTCGTAATGCTTCTCTGCTACTCGTTCGCCTTCTCTTCTGGGGATACGACTATTCACACGAACAATTGGGCTGTCTTGGTCTGCACTTCTCGCTTCTG GTTTAACTACCGGCACATGGCCAATACTCTGTCCCTCTATAG GACAGTCAAGAGACTTGGAATACCAGATGAGAGGATTATTCTGATGTTGGCAGATGATATGGCTTGTAATGCTAGAAATGAATATCCTGCTCAAGTTTTTAACAATGAAAACCACAAACTTAACCTGTATGGAGATAACGTTGAG GTAGATTATCGTGGGTATGAGGTAACAGTTGAAAACTTTTTACGGGTTTTGACTGGGCGTCATGAGAATGCTGTTCCAAGGTCAAAGCGTCTTCTCAGTGATGAGGGTAGCCATATTCTGCTGTACATGACTGGGCACGGAGGTGATGAATTTCTAAAGTTTCAAGATGCAGAAGAACTCCAGAGTCACGATTTAGCAGATGCTGTTAAACAAATGAAAGAGAAGCGTAG ATTCAAGGAGCTGATGATAATGGTTGACACTTGCCAAGCTGCCACTCTCTTTAATCAG CTTCAATCTCCTGATGTTTTGGCTATTGGTAGCAGTCTAAAAGGAGAGAACTCATATTCCCATCACCTGGACTCAGAT GTTGGTGTATCTGTTGTAGATCGTTTTACATATTACACTCTTGCATTCTTTGAGAGGCTCAATATCTATGACAATGCATCACTTAACAG TTTATTTAGGTCCTACGATCCGAAACTGCTAATGTCTACTGCCTACTACCGGACTGATCTTTACCAACCACATCTGGCGGAG GTGCCTGTCACAAATTTCTTCGGTTCAGTTATGGAGACTCTTCATACTGATTCAGTTTACAAAGCCTTCTCAAGTAAAACATCCAATAATAAGATCAATTCTGAGATGCCACTCAATCAACTTTCTGAGCACGATGAGCTTCAGAAGGCAAACATCCAAAACGATGAGTTGAAAACTGAG AAGCAAAAATGCCCATATACACAAATGCGGGTAGACTTGCACAAGAAACTGGAGAAGCTTGAAAATGTTGATACTGTGGTTAACCTCGGCATAGCGGTGATGTTACTCGTCGTAATGGTCTCATCATCTCTGCTATGA
- the LOC104767005 gene encoding putative GPI-anchor transamidase isoform X2, producing the protein MLADDMACNARNEYPAQVFNNENHKLNLYGDNVEVDYRGYEVTVENFLRVLTGRHENAVPRSKRLLSDEGSHILLYMTGHGGDEFLKFQDAEELQSHDLADAVKQMKEKRRFKELMIMVDTCQAATLFNQLQSPDVLAIGSSLKGENSYSHHLDSDVGVSVVDRFTYYTLAFFERLNIYDNASLNSLFRSYDPKLLMSTAYYRTDLYQPHLAEVPVTNFFGSVMETLHTDSVYKAFSSKTSNNKINSEMPLNQLSEHDELQKANIQNDELKTEKQKCPYTQMRVDLHKKLEKLENVDTVVNLGIAVMLLVVMVSSSLL; encoded by the exons ATGTTGGCAGATGATATGGCTTGTAATGCTAGAAATGAATATCCTGCTCAAGTTTTTAACAATGAAAACCACAAACTTAACCTGTATGGAGATAACGTTGAG GTAGATTATCGTGGGTATGAGGTAACAGTTGAAAACTTTTTACGGGTTTTGACTGGGCGTCATGAGAATGCTGTTCCAAGGTCAAAGCGTCTTCTCAGTGATGAGGGTAGCCATATTCTGCTGTACATGACTGGGCACGGAGGTGATGAATTTCTAAAGTTTCAAGATGCAGAAGAACTCCAGAGTCACGATTTAGCAGATGCTGTTAAACAAATGAAAGAGAAGCGTAG ATTCAAGGAGCTGATGATAATGGTTGACACTTGCCAAGCTGCCACTCTCTTTAATCAG CTTCAATCTCCTGATGTTTTGGCTATTGGTAGCAGTCTAAAAGGAGAGAACTCATATTCCCATCACCTGGACTCAGAT GTTGGTGTATCTGTTGTAGATCGTTTTACATATTACACTCTTGCATTCTTTGAGAGGCTCAATATCTATGACAATGCATCACTTAACAG TTTATTTAGGTCCTACGATCCGAAACTGCTAATGTCTACTGCCTACTACCGGACTGATCTTTACCAACCACATCTGGCGGAG GTGCCTGTCACAAATTTCTTCGGTTCAGTTATGGAGACTCTTCATACTGATTCAGTTTACAAAGCCTTCTCAAGTAAAACATCCAATAATAAGATCAATTCTGAGATGCCACTCAATCAACTTTCTGAGCACGATGAGCTTCAGAAGGCAAACATCCAAAACGATGAGTTGAAAACTGAG AAGCAAAAATGCCCATATACACAAATGCGGGTAGACTTGCACAAGAAACTGGAGAAGCTTGAAAATGTTGATACTGTGGTTAACCTCGGCATAGCGGTGATGTTACTCGTCGTAATGGTCTCATCATCTCTGCTATGA